Within Ovis aries strain OAR_USU_Benz2616 breed Rambouillet chromosome 11, ARS-UI_Ramb_v3.0, whole genome shotgun sequence, the genomic segment CTCAAGGCACCTCAAatccccccacccagccccccgTTCTGGGAGGGGCTCCTTACCGACTTAGATTGCAGGGCAGTCCGACTGGACTTGGGGTTTGGGCCTCGCAGCTTGGTCATGTTCTTACGTTTCTGTAGGAGGGGATGGGGACATGGGCAAAGGGAGTAGCCAGGAGTTCTGTACTGCTCcccccagaaagtgaaagtcgtgtccaactctttgtgaccccacggacttgggctcctctgtccatgggattctccagtccagaataatggagtgggtagccactgccttctccaggggatcttcccaatccagggatcaaacccagatctcccgaactgcaggcggattcttcaccctctgagccaccagggagcaaccccctagcccccacccccaccacaagtTCCCTCCTTATCCCAACAGCACCCTGCTCCCAGACTCACATTAGAGATGTACTCTTTATATGCCGCACGTTCCTGGGGAGACAGACTctgggggagacagaggaggaggtgagggcgGGAACATGACTCAAACTACTGCTGACTGAGCACACTGGTCAAGCACCAGGCATCATCATGCCACCTGCGCCCATCCCAGTCTCCTTGGGTCTCTGCAGAGAACCCTAAGGACCTGAGAACACAGCTCAGTATTTCTGCTTAAGATGCTCCAAAGCCTTTTCTAAGCTACCCCGTCCTAAGACTGCTTTCATGTCTGTCCTGTGCTCTACCCAAATGGAGGCTCCAGAGTCAGGGCCTTCCTCAACTCAGAGAAGCACCCCCGGAAGACTGCCCCAGAAGCCAAGCCCAGAGCCACTGCCAAGGCAATCTGGGGCTCACCAAATTGTCTGGAACCCTTAACCCCTGCTATTCCCCCTGGGTCCTTGGCCAACCCACCTGGGTGGCTGGGGAGGACACTGGTGActctccccactttacagatcCGACTGCTCAAGCAAGGCACAGAAGGGGAGCTCAGAGGCTAGAGGCTGAGCCAGAGTCTTGGAGACATCCCCTGGTCCCGGCTGGAGGGAGGAAAAGTCAGTCTGACTTGGATCTTCCTActccctggctgtgtgacctggggtaagttacttcacctctctgagcctcagtttccttctctgataGTAACCATTACCCTGAAGGACTGCTGGGACGCTGAATGAAATCACGAATGCAGACCAGCCAGCAGGAGGCTTCCTAGGGTCCCCTGCCCTCTCACCTTGACCCAGAGGTCCAGGTTCACTTTGTACTGTTTCTGCTGCTCCTCGGCCTGCTTCTTGTAGTGCTCCTTCTGGCTCTGGGAGATGCGGTGCCAGCGGCTGCCAATCTCCACCATGCGCTCCTTCAGCGGCAGGTGGTTCAGTTGCCCATTGGACAGCAGCTCCTGGGAGAACTTCTGATAACCATTCCTGGGAGGTGTGGGTGTCACAGGGAGGGTCAGGACACCAACCAAGCAGCCCCTCCACcctgaccctccccaccccaaggaGGGACTCTAGCCCCCAGACTCACATGGGAGGTTTCTTGGGTTCTCCCTGGAACTTCATCTTCTTGGAGGAGTTTGCAGCAGCCGGGGGTGCCCGCCTCTCACTGAGCTCTCTCTGTGAGGACACCCAGAAAGGTCACTATCCTCTCTCCTGCCCCATACCTGCAGTCCCTAGCTGACTCTCCTTTTAAGTgccaggaaggaggagaaacTAAGGCACAGCTAGGGAGCAATTTCCTAACCACTCACGCCTTCGTCATGTAGGTCCTGCCGTCTGAAAGTGGTTTCATAATTGCACTCACATGATTGGTATCCTCACTCTCATTTTACTGATGcatgactgaggctcagagaaggaagTTAAAAGACTTATTCAGGGTCACACAACCCAAGCTGGGACTTCTGGCTCCAAGTCCCACGCAGTAAGGAAAGCCACCCACCCGAGAGGATGTTCCTGAGTTTTAAGTGGGAGGAGGTGGCCCTAGCTCCATCCTGTCCCACTGAGCTAACCAGAAGCCCCCTTCCCACCTCGTATCGCTTTTGGTCTTCGGCTGCCTTCTTAATCCACAtcagtttctccttcttttccATGTTGTTCCAAGTCATCTCCATGGCTTTCAAGGCCTTCTCCCGGTCATTCTGGGGACAGGGAAGGGTGTCAGAAGTGGGAAGGGTCACCTGGGGCTGCCCACTCTGTGGGCAGTAGCAGAACAACCCCTTTCCGAAGAGATTAATGATAAAGCAACTACttatgcagaaagaaagaaaagaaaaaagaccccTTTCCCATTGCCTGCTACCTTGAAGCGGGCCAGGTAGTCGCCAATGACACTCTGTTGCCAGATCTCCTCTGCTCTCTTGGGCGACTCCGGCAACTTGCCTGGCTTCCTCTCCGACTGGGCCTTCAGCGCCGCCTCCCGGGCCTTGTACTTGGCCTGCGGAGGGACAGTAGAGGTGTCAGCCTTCCGGCCACCCCCAGGGGGCGCGCACGGCCCATCCTGCAATGGAAGGTTCTCCCCTCCACCAACGGGTGGGGAGGGGCAAGCGGAGGCGTGGGCTGGTGCAGATGTCTCCAGCCAGGGGCTCAAGCCGCCCAGCGGCCGGCTCCCCAGGGAGCCTACAGCCCACAGCTGACAGCTTCCCGCCTTCCGGCTCGCTAGGTTCCCAGCCCCACCATCTGCACTCAGGCCGCTGTGTGGCTCACACCTCACATACACACCCGGGGCAGGGTGAGGAAGTGCAGCTAGCCCCCGGGGGAGAAGCGGCCCAGACTCTGCCTGGCAGCCCCTTCTGGTCTGGCAAGCCTGACCTTTTTCTTCTCCGACAGGTCATTCCACATGCGGGCCAGCAGGCGGGTCAGCTCGCTCTCTGAGAGCTCGGGCCGCTCCTCCTGCAGCTGCCGCCGCTTCTCTTCCGAGAAGATGAACATGGCTGACACGGGCCTCTTGGGCTTCTCCGAGCCGCCCTTGTAGATGTGCAAAGAGGGTCGGCGTCCACGGGGTGCTCACAGGGAGCCCCGCctcttcccctccaccccacctgcTGCTTGGTCATGCCCCCTGCCCACCTTGCCCGCATCCTGGGAGGGCTTCTTGGAGGCTGGGCTGGTGGCTTGCTTCTTGTTGATGTTCAACATCTTCTCTTCCCCCAGGACCCGCTGCTGCTCCTCTTCAGGCAGGCTCTGGTCAGGGAAAAAGAGGGGGCAGCATGGGGTTGAATACGTAGTCCCTAGGCTGTGTCTGTGTTGTCCTAGGGGCCTTGCTCACCAACCACTCCCTGGCCTCTCTCTGCCCACTGCCCTCCCCGAAGGAACACTCACCTCTAGAAAACGGAGCAGGTCCACCTCATAATCCTTCTTTTTCTGGGAAAGGAAGGGGAGTCAAGGTCAGTCAGGGGGCAGCCTCACTGGAGACCTCCTATGCTCCAGGGACCAACAGTCGCCTCTCAGAAAACCGTCCAGAGCCTGGCCAGGGCCCAGTCTCCCGCCACACCTGGTAGGCAGGAGGCCCAGGACCCTGCCTTGATCAGCACAGACACTAAACCAAGCACAACACCGCGTGTAAAGCAAGGGCCCAGGGTCAGACTTCATGCTTCAAAACCCCAAGGTTCTCCGGGCGTCCCGCCACTCCAGGGCTGGCCCTTGCCCCGGCGCACCTGGTCGCACTTCTTGTGGTAGGCATCTTTCTCCTTCTGGGAGAGCAGCTTCCACTGCTGGCTGCATAGCACCATGCGCTCTGTGCTGGGCACATCCTTCATGTTGGCCATCAGCTCTGCGCAGTACAGTGAGTAGCTGTTCCTGTCACAACCGGCAGTAAGGGAAGAGCATGCCTGTGAGTGaccagggaggccctgggcaGCGGCCCCCTTACTTCCAGAGCCTGGGCGGAGGTCCTTCATCAGCCCGGCTCCCTAGCTGCCTGCCGgctcaccccccaacccccaaccccaggGCAGGGCAGCGCTCACGGAGGTGGCTTGGTGGGTCGCCCATCAAACTTGTCCTTGAGCTGGCGTTCAGCCTTGGTGAGGGTGGACTTGGTGATGCCCTCCTCACTGATGTTGAGCTCGGGGTGCTTCTGGATGTAGTCACGCATAATCTCCTGCAGAGTGAGGTTGAGGGGATGGAGGGCAATGGGGTGTGGGGTTAGCTGGggccgggggggtgggggagagccgctggggaagggaggcagggagccaAGCTGGGGGGTGGCCGTGCATCTGCTGTGTCACAAGAGACGtggtgccctgccctgccctagCCTGAGATCTCATgttggggggggcagggggggcagGGAAGGTAGGGGCAGAGGTGAGGGGCCCAGAAGGCCCCTCCCTCAGTGACGGGATGGGCAGTGACTGCCTCCCGCAGAACGCGGAGGCTGCAGAGTCAGAGGGCAGAGGCTCGTGAAGAGCCGGACGGGGAGGAGCGCAGCGGAAGCCTAACCTCGTACTCCTTCCGCTGCTCCAGGGCCTTATGAATCCATTTCAGCCTCTTTTTGTCCGAGAGCTGAGACCACTGCTTCCCCAGGGAGTCCTTCACCTCCTTCGTAGTGGCCTGCAAACCAAAAGCCGTCAGACACACACAGGCAgccagggggagggggaaggggaaggggagggggacaCAGAGGCCCCCGCCCCCTCAGGCCACAGGAGGTCACAAGAGTGTCCCCCACGGGCcaggaggggaaggcagagaggCGGAGGGTCCCGCCTGGGTGCGAGGGGACAGgctcacacacgcacacgcacgcacgcacacgccaGCTGGCCCAGGCCCTGTCCATGCAGCCCACCCCTGGGGAGGGGCCTCCTCTCCTGCTCCCCTGCACCATGCCCGGCCGACCTGCCGCGGCTCCCCCCTTGCCACCACCGTGCGCCCTCCCCGCCACCCCTTGGCCGGACACTCACATCTGGCCGCACTTTGAGATACACCTTCTTCTCGTGGGTGTACCACAGCTGCTGGGGGGTTTTGGGCTTCTCGGGGATGTCCGACTTCTTGGCATTCTGGATTAGGTCTGGGTGATCCTCCCTAGCCAGGGCGCGGGGAGCGACAGTCAGTGGTTGGGGATGGGGGTCCTGCCAGGGCAGACCCTGGCTAGCTGCCCCACTCGCTAAGGCTCCTCAGCCCATCAGCTGGGGCCTAGTGGACCAGTGGTTAGCTGCCAGTCTCTGCCCCTGAATGTGAACCACTACGGTCAACAAGTGACCCATCCATCTTCCATGCCTCATGGGTGTTGAGCGCCAGGCTCTAATCCCCTCTCCTGCCACACCCAGCACCCTGTGGCCTCCTCTGGGCTCCACTGCCTTACCTGAATCGGGCGAGGTTTCGCTCAAACTCCTGTTTCTCCCTCTGGAAGTCCTGAATATATTTCATCTGGGGGGAGGAGGCGATGGGGTCATCCATGACCCAAGAGCTGAGCCACAAACCCCACCAAGTCCTCCTTGCTACCTATTTTGCCTCCCTGTCAGTGATGTGTATGGAGAATGTCCTGAgtaggggggtgggggaagggaagatggTGGCCTGCCTTCTGGTGGGTTggtggcgggtggggggggggggactctGTAGCTGACACTAGGACCTACAGGGGTCTCCCAGAACACATCCCATCCCCTCACTTTAAGAAAGGGAGAGTCCCaggatgggggtggaggtggggtggccaC encodes:
- the UBTF gene encoding nucleolar transcription factor 1 isoform X2, which gives rise to MNGEADCPTDLEMAAPKGQDRWSQEDMLTLLECMKNNIPSNDSSKFKTTESHMDWEKVAFKDFSGDMCKLKWVEISNEVRKFRTLTELILDAQEHVKNPYKGKKLKKHPDFPKKPLTPYFRFFMEKRAKYAKLHPEMSNLDLTKILSKKYKELPEKKKMKYIQDFQREKQEFERNLARFREDHPDLIQNAKKSDIPEKPKTPQQLWYTHEKKVYLKVRPDEIMRDYIQKHPELNISEEGITKSTLTKAERQLKDKFDGRPTKPPPNSYSLYCAELMANMKDVPSTERMVLCSQQWKLLSQKEKDAYHKKCDQKKKDYEVDLLRFLESLPEEEQQRVLGEEKMLNINKKQATSPASKKPSQDAGKGGSEKPKRPVSAMFIFSEEKRRQLQEERPELSESELTRLLARMWNDLSEKKKAKYKAREAALKAQSERKPGKLPESPKRAEEIWQQSVIGDYLARFKNDREKALKAMEMTWNNMEKKEKLMWIKKAAEDQKRYERELSERRAPPAAANSSKKMKFQGEPKKPPMNGYQKFSQELLSNGQLNHLPLKERMVEIGSRWHRISQSQKEHYKKQAEEQQKQYKVNLDLWVKSLSPQERAAYKEYISNKRKNMTKLRGPNPKSSRTALQSKSESEDDDEEDEDEDEEDEEEEDDENGDSSEDGGDSSESSSEDESEDGDENEEDDEDEDDDEDDDEDEDNESEGSSSSSSSSGDSSDSDSN
- the UBTF gene encoding nucleolar transcription factor 1 isoform X4, producing the protein MNGEADCPTDLEMAAPKGQDRWSQEDMLTLLECMKNNIPSNDSSKFKTTESHMDWEKVAFKDFSGDMCKLKWVEISNEVRKFRTLTELILDAQEHVKNPYKGKKLKKHPDFPKKPLTPYFRFFMEKRAKYAKLHPEMSNLDLTKILSKKYKELPEKKKMKYIQDFQREKQEFERNLARFREDHPDLIQNAKKSDIPEKPKTPQQLWYTHEKKVYLKVRPDEIMRDYIQKHPELNISEEGITKSTLTKAERQLKDKFDGRPTKPPPNSYSLYCAELMANMKDVPSTERMVLCSQQWKLLSQKEKDAYHKKCDQKKKDYEVDLLRFLESLPEEEQQRVLGEEKMLNINKKQATSPASKKPSQDAGKAKYKAREAALKAQSERKPGKLPESPKRAEEIWQQSVIGDYLARFKNDREKALKAMEMTWNNMEKKEKLMWIKKAAEDQKRYERELSERRAPPAAANSSKKMKFQGEPKKPPMNGYQKFSQELLSNGQLNHLPLKERMVEIGSRWHRISQSQKEHYKKQAEEQQKQYKVNLDLWVKSLSPQERAAYKEYISNKRKNMTKLRGPNPKSSRTALQSKSESEDDDEEDEDEDEEDEEEEDDENGDSSEDGGDSSESSSEDESEDGDENEEDDEDEDDDEDDDEDEDNESEGSSSSSSSSGDSSDSDSN
- the UBTF gene encoding nucleolar transcription factor 1 isoform X3 — encoded protein: MNGEADCPTDLEMAAPKGQDRWSQEDMLTLLECMKNNIPSNDSSKFKTTESHMDWEKVAFKDFSGDMCKLKWVEISNEVRKFRTLTELILDAQEHVKNPYKGKKLKKHPDFPKKPLTPYFRFFMEKRAKYAKLHPEMSNLDLTKILSKKYKELPEKKKMKYIQDFQREKQEFERNLARFREDHPDLIQNAKKSDIPEKPKTPQQLWYTHEKKVYLKVRPDATTKEVKDSLGKQWSQLSDKKRLKWIHKALEQRKEYEEIMRDYIQKHPELNISEEGITKSTLTKAERQLKDKFDGRPTKPPPNSYSLYCAELMANMKDVPSTERMVLCSQQWKLLSQKEKDAYHKKCDQKKKDYEVDLLRFLESLPEEEQQRVLGEEKMLNINKKQATSPASKKPSQDAGKAKYKAREAALKAQSERKPGKLPESPKRAEEIWQQSVIGDYLARFKNDREKALKAMEMTWNNMEKKEKLMWIKKAAEDQKRYERELSERRAPPAAANSSKKMKFQGEPKKPPMNGYQKFSQELLSNGQLNHLPLKERMVEIGSRWHRISQSQKEHYKKQAEEQQKQYKVNLDLWVKSLSPQERAAYKEYISNKRKNMTKLRGPNPKSSRTALQSKSESEDDDEEDEDEDEEDEEEEDDENGDSSEDGGDSSESSSEDESEDGDENEEDDEDEDDDEDDDEDEDNESEGSSSSSSSSGDSSDSDSN
- the UBTF gene encoding nucleolar transcription factor 1 isoform X1, giving the protein MNGEADCPTDLEMAAPKGQDRWSQEDMLTLLECMKNNIPSNDSSKFKTTESHMDWEKVAFKDFSGDMCKLKWVEISNEVRKFRTLTELILDAQEHVKNPYKGKKLKKHPDFPKKPLTPYFRFFMEKRAKYAKLHPEMSNLDLTKILSKKYKELPEKKKMKYIQDFQREKQEFERNLARFREDHPDLIQNAKKSDIPEKPKTPQQLWYTHEKKVYLKVRPDATTKEVKDSLGKQWSQLSDKKRLKWIHKALEQRKEYEEIMRDYIQKHPELNISEEGITKSTLTKAERQLKDKFDGRPTKPPPNSYSLYCAELMANMKDVPSTERMVLCSQQWKLLSQKEKDAYHKKCDQKKKDYEVDLLRFLESLPEEEQQRVLGEEKMLNINKKQATSPASKKPSQDAGKGGSEKPKRPVSAMFIFSEEKRRQLQEERPELSESELTRLLARMWNDLSEKKKAKYKAREAALKAQSERKPGKLPESPKRAEEIWQQSVIGDYLARFKNDREKALKAMEMTWNNMEKKEKLMWIKKAAEDQKRYERELSERRAPPAAANSSKKMKFQGEPKKPPMNGYQKFSQELLSNGQLNHLPLKERMVEIGSRWHRISQSQKEHYKKQAEEQQKQYKVNLDLWVKSLSPQERAAYKEYISNKRKNMTKLRGPNPKSSRTALQSKSESEDDDEEDEDEDEEDEEEEDDENGDSSEDGGDSSESSSEDESEDGDENEEDDEDEDDDEDDDEDEDNESEGSSSSSSSSGDSSDSDSN